In the genome of Pseudorca crassidens isolate mPseCra1 chromosome 12, mPseCra1.hap1, whole genome shotgun sequence, one region contains:
- the NEFH gene encoding neurofilament heavy polypeptide isoform X2, translating to MSFSGAEALLGAFAPLHGGGSLHYGLTRKGGARSAAGSSSGFHSWARTSVSSVSASPSRFRGAGAASSTDSLDTLSNGPEGCVVAAAAARSEKEQLQALNDRFAGYIDKVRQLEAHNRSLEGEAAALRQQQAGRAAMGELYEREVREMRGAVLRLGAARGQLRLEQEHLLEDIAHVRQRLDDEARQREEAEAAARALARFAQEAEAARVELQKKAQALQEECGYLRRHHQQEVGELLGQIQGSSAAQTQAQAEARDALKCDVTSALREIRAQLEGHAVQSTLQSEEWFRVRLDRLSEAAKVNTDAMRLAQEEITEYRRQLQARTTELEALKSTKDSLERQRSELEDRHQADIASYQEAIQQLDAELRNTKWEMAAQLREYQDLLNVKMALDIEIAAYRKLLEGEECRIGFGPSPFSLLEGLPKIPAISTHIKVKSEEKIKVVEKSEKETVIVQEQTEEVQLTEEVTEEEEKEAKEEEEGGEEAAKSPPAEEAASPEKEEAKSPVKEEGKSPEKAESPVKEEAKSPAEAKSPEKAKSPEEAKSPEKAKSPVKEEAKSPEKAKSPVKEEAKSPEKAKSPVKEEAKSPEKAKSPVEVKSPEKAKSPEKEEAKSPEKAKSPVKEEAKSPEKAKSPVKEETKSPEKAKSPEKEEAKSPEKAKSPVKEEAKSPEKAKSPEKAKSPVKEETKSPEKAKSPVKEEAKSPEKAKSPVKEEAKSPEKVKSPVKEVPKKEEAKSPMKEEEKAQEVKAKEPPKKTEEEKAPATLKTEEKKDSKKDEVPKKEAPKPEVQEKKDPAAEKPKEPKAEAKKEEAEDKKKATTPEKEAAAKGKEEAKPKEKTEVAKKEPDDAKAKEPSKAAEKEPEKPKKEETPAAPEKKDAKEGKATEAKKPEEKPKAEAQAKEPSKEASTPGKAKAEKAEKSSSTDQKDSRPPEKATEDKATKGEK from the exons ATGAGCTTCAGCGGCGCTGAGGCGCTGCTGGGCGCCTTCGCGCCGCTCCACGGAGGCGGCAGTCTGCACTACGGGCTGACTCGCAAGGGCGGCGCGCGCTCTGCAGCCGGCTCCTCCAGCGGCTTCCACTCATGGGCGCGGACGTCCGTGAGCTCCGTGTCGGCCTCGCCGAGCCGCTTCCGCGGCGCGGGAGCCGCCTCCAGCACCGACTCGCTAGACACGCTGAGCAACGGACCGGAGGGCTGcgtggtggcggcggcggcggcgcgcagCGAGAAGGAACAGCTGCAGGCGCTGAATGACCGCTTCGCGGGCTACATCGACAAGGTGCGGCAGCTCGAGGCACATAACCGCAGCCTGGAGGGAGAGGCGGCGGCGCTGCGGCAGCAGCAGGCGGGCCGCGCCGCCATGGGCGAGCTATACGAGCGCGAGGTGCGCGAGATGCGCGGCGCTGTGCTGCGCTTGGGCGCGGCCCGCGGCCAGCTGCGCCTGGAGCAAGAGCACCTGCTGGAGGACATCGCGCACGTGCGCCAGCGCCTAGACGACGAGGCCCGGCAGCGCGAGGAGGCTGAGGCGGCGGCGCGCGCACTTGCGCGCTTTGCGCAGGAGGCTGAAGCGGCGCGCGTCGAGCTGCAGAAGAAAGCTCAGGCCCTGCAGGAAGAGTGCGGCTACCTGCGGCGTCACCACCAGCAGGAGGTGGGCGAGTTGCTCGGCCAGATCCAGGGCAGCAGCGCCGCGCAGACTCAGGCGCAGGCCGAGGCGCGCGACGCCCTCAAGTGCGACGTGACGTCGGCACTGCGCGAGATCCGCGCGCAGCTGGAAGGCCACGCAGTGCAGAGCACGCTACAGTCCGAGGAGTGGTTCCGAG TGAGACTGGACCGACTGTCAGAGGCAGCCAAGGTGAACACAGACGCCATGCGCTTGGCACAGGAGGAGATAACTGAGTACCGGCGGCAGCTGCAGGCCAGGACCACAGAGCTGGAGGCGCTCAAAAGCACCAAGGACTCACTGGAGAGGCAGCGCTCTGAGCTGGAGGACCGTCATCAGGCTGACATCGCATCCTAccag GAAGCCATCCAGCAGCTGGATGCTGAGCTCAGGAACACCAAGTGGGAGATGGCAGCCCAGCTCCGAGAGTACCAGGACCTGCTCAATGTCAAGATGGCTCTGGATATTGAGATTGCTGCTTACAG AAAACTCCTGGAGGGTGAAGAGTGTCGGATTGGCTTTGGCCCGAGTCCTTTCTCCCTTCTAGAAGGACTCCCCAAAATCCCTGCCATATCCACTCATATAAAAGTCAAAAGCGAAGAGAAGATCAAGGTGGTAGAAaagtcagagaaggaaactgtGATTGTGCAGGAACAGACAGAGGAGGTCCAGCTGACTGAGGAAGTGactgaagaagaagagaaagaggccaaagaggaggaggaagggggagaagaagCAGCAAAATCTCCCCCAGCAGAAGAGGCCGCATCTCCAGAGAAAGAGGAGGCCAAGTCCCCAGTGAAGGAAGAAGGCAAGTCCCCAGAAAAGGCTGAGTCCCCTGTGAAAGAAGAAGCAAAATCGCCAGCTGAGGCCAAATCCCCAGAGAAGGCCAAGTCCCCT GAAGAGGCCAAGTCCCCAGAGAAGGCCAAGTCCCCTGTGAAGGAAGAGGCCAAATCCCCAGAGAAGGCCAAGTCCCCTGTGAAGGAAGAGGCCAAGTCCCCAGAGAAGGCCAAGTCCCCTGTGAAGGAAGAGGCCAAGTCCCCAGAGAAGGCCAAGTCCCCAGTGGAGGTGAAGTCCCCAGAGAAGGCCAAGTCCCCAGAGAAGGAAGAGGCCAAATCCCCAGAGAAGGCCAAATCCCCAGTGAAGGAAGAGGCCAAATCCCCAGAGAAGGCCAAGTCCCCTGTGAAGGAAGAGACCAAATCCCCAGAGAAGGCCAAGTCCCCAGAGAAGGAAGAGGCCAAGTCCCCAGAGAAGGCCAAGTCCCCAGTGAAGGAAGAGGCCAAGTCCCCAGAGAAGGCCAAGTCCCCAGAGAAGGCCAAGTCCCCGGTGAAGGAAGAGACCAAATCCCCAGAGAAGGCCAAGTCTCCCGTGAAGGAAGAAGCAAAGTCCCCGGAGAAGGCCAAAAGCCCTGTCAAGGAGGAGGCCAAATCCCCAGAGAAGGTCAAGTCTCCTGTGAAGGAGGTCCCAAAGAAGGAGGAGGCAAAGTCCCCcatgaaggaggaagagaaagcccAGGAGGTGAAAGCCAAAGAGCCCCcaaagaagacagaggaagagaaagctccagccacactgaaaaCCGAGGAGAAGAAGGACAGCAAGAAAGATGAGGTGCCCAAGAAGGAGGCTCCAAAGCCCGAGGTCCAGGAGAAGAAGGACCCTGCTGCGGAAAAGCCCAAAGAACCCAAAGCTGAAGCCAAGAAGGAAGAGGCTGAAGATAAGAAAAAAGCAACCACCCCAGAGAAGGAGGCTGCTGCCAAGGGGAAGGAAGAAGCCAAACCCAAAGAGAAGACTGAGGTGGCCAAGAAGGAACCAGATGATGCCAAGGCCAAAGAACCCAGCAAAGCAGCAGAGAAAGAGCCGGAAAAGCCAAAGAAGGAAGAGACGCCAGCGGCACCTGAGAAAAAAGACGCCAAGGAGGGGAAGGCCACAGAGGCCAAGAAGCCTGAGGAGAAACCCAAAGCAGAGGCCCAAGCCAAGGAGCCCAGCAAGGAGGCCTCCACACCAGGCAAAGCCAAGGCAGAAAAGGCTGAGAAATCCTCTAGCACAGACCAGAAAGACAGCAGGCCTCCAGAGAAGGCCACAGAAGACAAGGCCACCAAGGGAGAGAAGtaa